Genomic window (Synechococcus sp. LA31):
AAGGCGCTGATGTGCATCCAGGTGAGGTCAGGCTCGCGGCGGCCCCAGCCGTGGCGGGCGGAATGGGGATAGGCGTGGTGGGTGTTGTGCCAGCCCTCACCGAAGGTGACCGCGGCCACCCAGGGGTTGTTGCGGGAGCCGTCGCCGCTGTCGTGGAGCACGTAGCCCCAGCGGTGGGTGGCGGAGTTCACCAGCCAGGTGGCGTGATACACGAGCACCAGGCGGAGTGGGATGCCCCAGAGCACCAGGGCCCAGCCGCCAGCGCCCGTTGCCGTGCCGATCCAGAACAGCAGACCGGCCAGGGGTAGCTGCAGCAGAAGGAAATTGTTGTTCAGCCAGCGGTAGTAGGGGTCGGCGGTGAGATCGCCAGTGAGGCGAGGCACAGCGCCCATGGCCGGGATCGACTTGAACATCCAGCCCATGTGGCTCCACCAGAAGCCGCGATGGCTGTTGTGGTGATCCGGTTCCGTATCGGAAAACTTGTGGTGATGGCGGTGCAGGCCCACCCAGTCGATCGGGCCGTGCTGGCAGCTGAGGGCGCCGCAGGTGGCGAAGAAGCGCTCCAGCCACAGGGGTACTCGGAAGGCGCGGTGGCTGAGCAGACGGTGGTAGCCGATGGTGACGCCAAGGCAGGCGGTGAGCCAATAGAGCACCACCAGCGTGGCCACCGCTGCGACGCTCCAGAACTGGGGCAGCAGGGCCACCACGGCCAGGGCGTGAAGGGCAACCATGAAGCCGATCACGGCCCAGTTGCGCCCCTGGGAAGGCGTGGCAACTGGGGCCGTGCCGTGTTGCGCGCCGTGCGGCCGGTGCAGATGCTGCACGCTGGCGCGGCTGGTGATGGTGGCCGTCATGGCCCCTCCGGTTGTGTCCGATAAAATGGTAGCAGTACGGATCCGTATCGAGTGGATTATCGAAGCGAACTCGAAGCGGGTCGCGATG
Coding sequences:
- a CDS encoding fatty acid desaturase codes for the protein MTATITSRASVQHLHRPHGAQHGTAPVATPSQGRNWAVIGFMVALHALAVVALLPQFWSVAAVATLVVLYWLTACLGVTIGYHRLLSHRAFRVPLWLERFFATCGALSCQHGPIDWVGLHRHHHKFSDTEPDHHNSHRGFWWSHMGWMFKSIPAMGAVPRLTGDLTADPYYRWLNNNFLLLQLPLAGLLFWIGTATGAGGWALVLWGIPLRLVLVYHATWLVNSATHRWGYVLHDSGDGSRNNPWVAAVTFGEGWHNTHHAYPHSARHGWGRREPDLTWMHISALQRLGLATQVRLPAPLVNQAHAPVA